One window of the Clostridium sp. MB40-C1 genome contains the following:
- the cas5b gene encoding type I-B CRISPR-associated protein Cas5b has product MKAIRLKLYQNLVNYKKPTSFQLKETYPLPPYSTVSGMVHYACGFTEYKDMDISIQGKYYSKVNDLYTRYEFGPNNIYDVHTICNDCNSVQQGNKKNCNICGSENVVYKDKARGSFISNRGILGGNSNDKTLYKKISFIERDKKQDDGIAIVRGVATCELLVDVELLIHIKPKDESLIDVIYESFKNPQEYLSLGRREDIVRIDEVKVVDVNEEEIEEGSSLKYDAYIPVEMFGLDDFVSSATIYNLNKKYDKVQIKKGTEIRQWQKVKVIHGVMNKNEVAEETVVNKDEDDYLVFFA; this is encoded by the coding sequence ATGAAAGCAATAAGATTAAAGTTATATCAAAATTTAGTGAACTACAAAAAACCTACTAGTTTTCAATTAAAAGAAACATATCCTTTGCCACCATATTCAACGGTAAGTGGAATGGTACATTATGCATGTGGATTTACAGAATATAAGGATATGGATATAAGTATTCAAGGAAAATACTATTCTAAAGTTAATGATTTATATACAAGATATGAATTTGGACCCAATAATATTTATGATGTGCACACTATTTGTAATGACTGTAATTCAGTACAACAAGGTAATAAAAAAAATTGCAATATTTGTGGAAGTGAAAATGTTGTTTATAAAGATAAGGCTAGAGGAAGTTTTATTAGCAACAGAGGAATTTTAGGTGGAAATTCAAATGATAAAACATTGTATAAAAAGATTAGTTTTATTGAAAGAGATAAAAAGCAAGATGATGGAATAGCTATAGTTAGAGGGGTTGCAACTTGTGAACTCCTTGTAGATGTAGAGTTGTTAATTCACATAAAGCCTAAAGATGAAAGTTTAATTGATGTTATATATGAAAGTTTTAAAAATCCACAAGAGTATCTTTCTTTAGGAAGAAGAGAAGATATTGTAAGGATTGATGAAGTTAAAGTTGTAGATGTGAATGAAGAAGAAATTGAGGAAGGAAGCTCATTAAAGTATGATGCATATATTCCAGTGGAAATGTTTGGTTTAGATGATTTTGTATCTAGTGCTACCATATATAATTTAAATAAAAAGTATGATAAAGTTCAGATAAAAAAAGGAACTGAGATAAGACAATGGCAAAAGGTAAAGGTCATTCATGGAGTAATGAATAAAAATGAAGTTGCTGAAGAAACAGTAGTAAATAAGGATGAAGATGATTATTTAGTTTTCTTTGCTTAA
- the cas7i gene encoding type I-B CRISPR-associated protein Cas7/Cst2/DevR, protein MNKKGLTASFIFEAESGNYGEGIGNVTSLKKVSRGTGESYTYISRQAIRYNIMDQMGSNNTPLDVDGSVIQFSADATIKDYPEIDLFGYMKTKKPPKTRSAVVRLSNAVSLESFNADLDFLTNKGLLDRYNVQGGEAKDGGNIAQSEIHKSYYAYTITVDLDKVGIDKNDNVEILSEEKAKRVVGLLDTIKFLYRDIKGRRENLSPLFAIGGVYEIKNPFFENKLKVKNNKVVIEAIESVYKLDKSIKQSTNVGLIKGIFNNDNDIVDKLDAKEMGEFFDSLKVEVENYYTENK, encoded by the coding sequence ATGAATAAAAAAGGGTTAACAGCAAGTTTTATATTTGAAGCTGAAAGTGGCAACTATGGAGAAGGTATTGGAAATGTAACATCACTAAAAAAAGTATCAAGGGGAACAGGTGAAAGCTACACATATATTTCAAGACAAGCTATAAGATATAACATAATGGATCAAATGGGTAGCAATAATACTCCACTTGATGTGGATGGATCAGTTATTCAGTTTTCAGCAGATGCAACTATAAAAGATTATCCTGAAATTGATTTATTTGGATATATGAAAACTAAAAAACCACCTAAAACACGTTCAGCAGTAGTGAGATTGTCTAATGCAGTTTCTTTAGAGAGCTTTAATGCAGATTTAGATTTTTTAACTAATAAAGGGCTTCTAGATAGATATAATGTACAAGGGGGAGAAGCTAAAGATGGCGGCAATATAGCTCAAAGTGAAATACATAAATCTTATTATGCATATACAATCACTGTTGACTTAGATAAAGTTGGTATAGATAAAAATGATAATGTGGAGATTTTAAGTGAAGAAAAAGCAAAAAGAGTAGTCGGTTTATTAGACACTATAAAATTTTTATACAGAGATATAAAAGGAAGAAGAGAGAATTTATCACCTTTATTTGCAATTGGTGGAGTTTATGAAATTAAAAATCCTTTCTTTGAGAACAAGTTAAAAGTTAAAAACAATAAAGTTGTGATAGAAGCAATAGAGAGTGTTTATAAATTAGACAAATCAATTAAACAGTCAACTAATGTTGGATTGATAAAAGGAATATTTAATAACGATAATGATATAGTTGATAAGTTAGATGCTAAAGAAATGGGTGAGTTTTTTGATAGCTTAAAGGTAGAAGTTGAAAATTACTATACAGAAAATAAGTAG